The Bacilli bacterium genome contains the following window.
TGCAGCGTTTCCTGGATATAAGTTTGCGGATTGATGCTGATGCGGTCGATGCCGTGCTTTTTCAGCACATTGATTTTTTCCGGCGTAATCGTATCGGGGCGCCCCGCTTCCACAGTAATTTCCCGCACTTCGTTCATATGCGGAAACACCCGGCGCATCAAGGTATAAAGCTCGTCCATTTCCCGCGCGGATATGCTGGTCGGCGTCCCGCCGCCGAAATAAATCGTGGTGATGCGCATATCGTGCGCTTGCAGCCAACTGCCTATTTGTTCCATTTCCCAATGCAAACAAGCAAGAAACGTGTCGACAGAGCCTTGCTTGCCGCCGATTGCATACGCCGGAAACGTGCAGTAGGCGCATTTTGTCGGGCAAAACGGAATTCCGATATAAATGCTTACATCCTGTTTTAAATCATATAAATCCGGGACTACGCTGATTTGCTTGTCGGCAATCTTTACAAGCAGTTCGATTTTATCCTTAGCCACCAAATATTCCTCAGCCAAACGGCGTCTGATTTCCGCGGTTTTTAATCCTTCCAGTTTCATTTGATGCACAAGTTTGGTCGGGCGAATCCCGGTCAAAATGCCCCACGGCTGCGTCAATCCGGTATAAGCCGTCAGGATTTGAAATAGCGCCCGGCAGTAAGCATTTCGCAAATTTTTTGTCCTTAATCCGGCGTATTCGTGTTGCCAATCCGCCGCGCCGGACGCGATCACATCAGCCATTGCGGAATATGTCCGCTCAATCGATCTATCCCACAATTCGCAAATGACCGTGTCGTTTTCCCGTATCTTCCAGCGAATATGCAAATCGCTATCTTCCGCCAAATTTTCGTTTCTCCCCGGGTGAAATCGCACATCGGCTTCAGCGAAAAAAAGCCGGATCAAATGATCCAAGCTGCGCTCCCATGCCGGTTCGATGCCGTAAACTCCAATCTTTTGCAAGCGGTGATCAAACTCCTTCTTATCGATATGGCGGCCGCGGGCGAATCACGCTCCATTCCTCGCTTCCTCCGGCCAAGAACGGGGCAGGCAATAATCCGGGGTCGGCGGATAACGCCGCCAGTTTCTCCGATTCCAGCGCATCGCAGTTAAGCGCCCGATGCAATCCGTCTGTAGTTGCCGTTTGTTTACGGGACCGGCGCATGGTGGGAAGTCTCCTTTTTTTGCCCCTATTGTCCCTCAATAGCAAAAAAAGCATGCGCACATTACCCTTTGCTGTCGACAATGAGCGTAACGGGGCCCCAATTCACCAATTCC
Protein-coding sequences here:
- a CDS encoding coproporphyrinogen III oxidase produces the protein MQKIGVYGIEPAWERSLDHLIRLFFAEADVRFHPGRNENLAEDSDLHIRWKIRENDTVICELWDRSIERTYSAMADVIASGAADWQHEYAGLRTKNLRNAYCRALFQILTAYTGLTQPWGILTGIRPTKLVHQMKLEGLKTAEIRRRLAEEYLVAKDKIELLVKIADKQISVVPDLYDLKQDVSIYIGIPFCPTKCAYCTFPAYAIGGKQGSVDTFLACLHWEMEQIGSWLQAHDMRITTIYFGGGTPTSISAREMDELYTLMRRVFPHMNEVREITVEAGRPDTITPEKINVLKKHGIDRISINPQTYIQETLQAIGRHHTVEETIEKFWLARHMGMRNINMDLIIGLPGEGMPGFCHSLAETEKLMPESLTVHTLSFKRASEMTQNKEKYRVAGRDEAAAMVEKAYHWTAEHGYHPYYLYRQKNMLGNLENVGYALPGKESIYNIIIMEEMQTIIGLGCGASSKWVDPVSGKISRHANPKEPKAYAMTVKAHTGQKLAALAELFLNKKGLKN